One segment of Verrucomicrobiota bacterium DNA contains the following:
- a CDS encoding DUF4339 domain-containing protein: MKYQYLDSDGQKAGPSSLDEIRTLSSNGEIPADPQVCAEGDDNWVALSTISSGSSATAAKEKPAAADKSVPAGDEPKKTGSAKKPLPFAGTFLADWVGKLLGIIRGFLTPALVDSSLNLAKHFGQYAVLLGGALGFIAAVVAAIRHNSFGLFLGGLGFLIALAVAQFAAVKFLDASDKLIESTPSRLSSLAFLDCVGLLTILAAFMVLLGGIVGSIKGGGVSVLIVALVSATLLTFFSAVSLNPQLASVQSGSASAGEEAIGILAFFLKGLLKLVPLVFALFGVVGALILLVGMFAPNSAFVRMLGQMLPVVPIPGLGGPGLSGLGVVLTAALLPIITYFMFLISSLPLELWRAILSIPGKLDSLKR, encoded by the coding sequence ATGAAATATCAGTACCTTGATTCAGACGGCCAGAAAGCTGGTCCCTCCTCTTTGGATGAGATTCGCACCTTGTCCAGTAACGGCGAAATTCCTGCAGACCCTCAAGTCTGTGCGGAAGGCGATGACAATTGGGTTGCTCTTTCAACCATCAGCTCCGGGAGCTCGGCAACTGCCGCGAAAGAAAAGCCTGCGGCTGCTGATAAATCCGTCCCAGCTGGTGATGAGCCTAAAAAAACTGGTTCGGCTAAAAAGCCTCTGCCTTTTGCCGGCACCTTCCTTGCGGACTGGGTAGGCAAGTTGCTCGGAATTATCCGTGGTTTTCTTACACCGGCTCTGGTGGATAGTTCTCTCAATTTAGCCAAACATTTCGGGCAGTATGCTGTGCTTCTCGGCGGTGCACTCGGTTTTATCGCAGCCGTGGTTGCCGCGATTCGCCATAACTCCTTCGGCCTATTTCTTGGTGGTCTTGGCTTTCTTATTGCTTTGGCGGTAGCTCAATTCGCAGCGGTCAAGTTTCTCGATGCCTCGGACAAACTGATTGAAAGTACGCCGAGTAGGTTATCTTCTTTGGCGTTCCTGGATTGTGTCGGCCTGCTTACCATCCTTGCTGCGTTTATGGTTCTTCTTGGAGGAATTGTAGGATCCATCAAAGGTGGTGGGGTATCTGTATTAATCGTGGCCTTGGTATCCGCAACTCTCCTTACGTTTTTTTCAGCGGTTTCATTAAACCCTCAACTGGCTTCCGTTCAAAGTGGTTCGGCAAGCGCCGGAGAAGAAGCCATAGGTATTCTTGCATTTTTTCTCAAAGGCTTGCTCAAACTGGTGCCGCTGGTGTTTGCTCTTTTCGGAGTAGTTGGTGCCTTGATTTTGCTGGTAGGCATGTTCGCTCCGAATTCCGCGTTCGTACGAATGCTCGGACAGATGCTACCCGTTGTGCCGATTCCCGGACTTGGTGGCCCCGGCCTCTCCGGCTTGGGCGTTGTGCTAACGGCTGCCCTGTTACCGATTATAACTTACTTCATGTTTTTAATCTCGTCACTTCCGCTTGAGCTCTGGCGTGCAATCCTT